A single genomic interval of Camelina sativa cultivar DH55 chromosome 11, Cs, whole genome shotgun sequence harbors:
- the LOC104727792 gene encoding probable inactive receptor kinase At4g23740 isoform X2, whose amino-acid sequence MTPDSRNSSFPTFKMKAWSFSSSLWILSLCLFIYGGANADPLEDKRALLEFLTIMRPTRSLNWNETSQVCNIWTGVTCNKDRSRIIAVRLPGVGLNGQIPSNTISRLSSLRVLSLRSNRISGEFPADFVELKDLAFLYLQDNSLSGSLPLDFSVWKNLSSVNLSNNGFNGTIPSSLSRLNRLQSLNLANNLLSGDIPDLSVLSTLQHIDLSNNYNLNGPIPSWLRRFSSSSYEGIGIIPPGDVSIFEPPPPPAEQTHQKQKDHFLGLSETVFLLIVISVSIVVVAALAFVLAVCYVRRNLRRGDGIVSDTKLQKKKKGGMSPEKFVSRMEDVNNRLSFFEGCNYSFDLEDLLRASAEVLGKGTFGTTYKAVLEDATSVAVKRLKDVAAGKRDFEQQMEIIGGIKHENVVELKAYYYSKDEKLMVYDYFSQGSVASLLHGNRGENRIPLDWETRMRIAIGAAKGIARIHKENNGKLVHGNIKSSNIFLNSERSGCVSDLGLTAVMSPLAPPISRQAGYRAPEVTDTRKSSQLSDVYSFGVVLLELLTGKSPIHTTAGDEIIHLVRWVHSVVREEWTAEVFDIELLRYANIEEEMVEMLQIAMSCVVKAADQRPKMSDLVRLIENVGNRRTSIEPESKPKSENEASEGSTPSEI is encoded by the exons ATGA CTCCAGATTCAAGAAACAGCTCGTTTCCTACTTTCAAAATGAAAGCTTggagcttttcttcttctctatggaTTCTGTCTCTATGTTTGTTTATCTATGGAGGAGCAAATGCAGATCCATTAGAAGACAAACGCGCATTACTCGAGTTTCTTACCATTATGCGTCCCACACGCTCACTCAACTGGAACGAGACTTCACAAGTCTGCAACATCTGGACCGGAGTTACTTGCAATAAAGACAGATCTCGGATCATAGCTGTTAGACTACCAGGGGTTGGACTCAATGGTCAGATTCCTTCCAACACTATAAGCAGACTCTCTTCTCTCAGAGTCCTCAGTCTCAGATCCAATCGAATCTCCGGAGAGTTCCCAGCTGATTTCGTCGAGTTGAAAGACTTGGCCTTTCTTTATCTACAAGACAACAGCTTGTCTGGCTCTCTGCCTTTAGATTTCTCTGTCTGGAAGAATCTCTCTAGTGTGAATCTTTCCAACAACGGGTTTAATGGAACAATCCCGAGTTCGTTGTCTCGTCTCAACCGTTTACAGTCGTTGAATCTTGCTAACAACTTGCTTTCTGGTGATATCCCTGATCTTAGTGTGCTCTCTACTCTCCAACACATTGACTTGTCCAACAATTATAACCTCAATGGACCTATACCTAGTTGGCTTCGAAGATTCTCGTCTTCCTCTTATGAAGGCATCGGCATTATTCCTCCTGGTGACGTCTCCATCTTTGAACCGCCGCCTCCACCTGCCGAGCAGACTCATCAGAAACAGAAAGATCACTTCTTGGGGCTATCAGAGACGGTGTTTCTATTGATCGTTATCTCTGTTTCCATTGTGGTAGTTGCGGCTTTGGCATTTGTGCTGGCTGTTTGTTACGTGAGAAGGAACTTAAGACGAGGTGATGGGATTGTTTCGGATACTAagctgcagaagaagaagaaaggagggaTGTCTCCTGAGAAATTCGTTTCGAGGATGGAAGATGTGAACAACAGGTTATCTTTCTTTGAAGGATGTAACTACTCGTTTGATCTTGAGGATCTGTTGAGAGCTTCTGCTGAGGTTCTTGGTAAAGGCACGTTTGGTACAACGTACAAAGCTGTTCTTGAAGATGCTACTTCTGTTGCTGTGAAACGGCTTAAGGATGTTGCCGCTGGGAAACGAGATTTTGAGCAGCAGATGGAGATCATTGGTGGTATTAAGCATGAGAACGTTGTGGAGCTTAAGGCTTACTATTACTCCAAAGACGAGAAGCTAATGGTTTATGACTATTTCAGCCAAGGAAGTGTTGCTTCTTTGCTTCATG GTAACAGAGGAGAAAACAGGATTCCTCTAGACTGGGAAACCAGAATGAGAATTGCGATAGGTGCAGCTAAAGGGATTGCTCGTATCCACAAAGAAAACAATGGGAAACTCGTCCATGGGAACATTAAATCTTCAAATATATTCTTGAATTCAGAGCGTAGTGGCTGTGTCTCTGATCTTGGATTAACAGCTGTGATGAGCCCTCTTGCTCCACCGATCTCTAGACAAGCTG GTTACCGTGCACCAGAAGTAACCGACACAAGAAAGTCTTCTCAGTTGTCAGATGTCTACAGCTTCGGCGTCGTGCTGCTGGAACTACTCACCGGAAAATCGCCCATTCACACAACCGCAG GGGACGAGATTATCCACTTGGTTCGATGGGTACATTCGGTAGTGAGAGAGGAATGGACGGCAGAAGTATTCGACATCGAGCTTCTGAGGTATGCAAACATAGAAGAAGAGATGGTTGAGATGTTGCAGATTGCAATGTCTTGTGTTGTGAAAGCAGCAGACCAGAGGCCGAAGATGTCTGATTTGGTTAGGCTCATCGAGAACGTTGGGAACCGACGAACCAGCATTGAACCTGAATCCAAACCCAAATCAGAAAATGAAGCCTCAGAAGGTTCCACGCCAAGTGAAATTTGA
- the LOC104727792 gene encoding probable inactive receptor kinase At4g23740 isoform X1 codes for MTPDSRNSSFPTFKMKAWSFSSSLWILSLCLFIYGGANADPLEDKRALLEFLTIMRPTRSLNWNETSQVCNIWTGVTCNKDRSRIIAVRLPGVGLNGQIPSNTISRLSSLRVLSLRSNRISGEFPADFVELKDLAFLYLQDNSLSGSLPLDFSVWKNLSSVNLSNNGFNGTIPSSLSRLNRLQSLNLANNLLSGDIPDLSVLSTLQHIDLSNNYNLNGPIPSWLRRFSSSSYEGIGIIPPGDVSIFEPPPPPAEQTHQKQKDHFLGLSETVFLLIVISVSIVVVAALAFVLAVCYVRRNLRRGDGIVSDTKLQKKKKGGMSPEKFVSRMEDVNNRLSFFEGCNYSFDLEDLLRASAEVLGKGTFGTTYKAVLEDATSVAVKRLKDVAAGKRDFEQQMEIIGGIKHENVVELKAYYYSKDEKLMVYDYFSQGSVASLLHGNRGENRIPLDWETRMRIAIGAAKGIARIHKENNGKLVHGNIKSSNIFLNSERSGCVSDLGLTAVMSPLAPPISRQAGYRAPEVTDTRKSSQLSDVYSFGVVLLELLTGKSPIHTTAGDEIIHLVRWVHSVVREEWTAEVFDIELLRYANIEEEMVEMLQIAMSCVVKAADQRPKMSDLVRLIENVGNRRTSIEPESKPKSENEASEGSTPSEI; via the exons ATGA CTCCAGATTCAAGAAACAGCTCGTTTCCTACTTTCAAAATGAAAGCTTggagcttttcttcttctctatggaTTCTGTCTCTATGTTTGTTTATCTATGGAGGAGCAAATGCAGATCCATTAGAAGACAAACGCGCATTACTCGAGTTTCTTACCATTATGCGTCCCACACGCTCACTCAACTGGAACGAGACTTCACAAGTCTGCAACATCTGGACCGGAGTTACTTGCAATAAAGACAGATCTCGGATCATAGCTGTTAGACTACCAGGGGTTGGACTCAATGGTCAGATTCCTTCCAACACTATAAGCAGACTCTCTTCTCTCAGAGTCCTCAGTCTCAGATCCAATCGAATCTCCGGAGAGTTCCCAGCTGATTTCGTCGAGTTGAAAGACTTGGCCTTTCTTTATCTACAAGACAACAGCTTGTCTGGCTCTCTGCCTTTAGATTTCTCTGTCTGGAAGAATCTCTCTAGTGTGAATCTTTCCAACAACGGGTTTAATGGAACAATCCCGAGTTCGTTGTCTCGTCTCAACCGTTTACAGTCGTTGAATCTTGCTAACAACTTGCTTTCTGGTGATATCCCTGATCTTAGTGTGCTCTCTACTCTCCAACACATTGACTTGTCCAACAATTATAACCTCAATGGACCTATACCTAGTTGGCTTCGAAGATTCTCGTCTTCCTCTTATGAAGGCATCGGCATTATTCCTCCTGGTGACGTCTCCATCTTTGAACCGCCGCCTCCACCTGCCGAGCAGACTCATCAGAAACAGAAAGATCACTTCTTGGGGCTATCAGAGACGGTGTTTCTATTGATCGTTATCTCTGTTTCCATTGTGGTAGTTGCGGCTTTGGCATTTGTGCTGGCTGTTTGTTACGTGAGAAGGAACTTAAGACGAGGTGATGGGATTGTTTCGGATACTAagctgcagaagaagaagaaaggagggaTGTCTCCTGAGAAATTCGTTTCGAGGATGGAAGATGTGAACAACAGGTTATCTTTCTTTGAAGGATGTAACTACTCGTTTGATCTTGAGGATCTGTTGAGAGCTTCTGCTGAGGTTCTTGGTAAAGGCACGTTTGGTACAACGTACAAAGCTGTTCTTGAAGATGCTACTTCTGTTGCTGTGAAACGGCTTAAGGATGTTGCCGCTGGGAAACGAGATTTTGAGCAGCAGATGGAGATCATTGGTGGTATTAAGCATGAGAACGTTGTGGAGCTTAAGGCTTACTATTACTCCAAAGACGAGAAGCTAATGGTTTATGACTATTTCAGCCAAGGAAGTGTTGCTTCTTTGCTTCATG GTAACAGAGGAGAAAACAGGATTCCTCTAGACTGGGAAACCAGAATGAGAATTGCGATAGGTGCAGCTAAAGGGATTGCTCGTATCCACAAAGAAAACAATGGGAAACTCGTCCATGGGAACATTAAATCTTCAAATATATTCTTGAATTCAGAGCGTAGTGGCTGTGTCTCTGATCTTGGATTAACAGCTGTGATGAGCCCTCTTGCTCCACCGATCTCTAGACAAGCTGGTTACCGTGCACCAGAAGTAACCGACACAAGAAAGTCTTCTCAGTTGTCAGATGTCTACAGCTTCGGCGTCGTGCTGCTGGAACTACTCACCGGAAAATCGCCCATTCACACAACCGCAG GGGACGAGATTATCCACTTGGTTCGATGGGTACATTCGGTAGTGAGAGAGGAATGGACGGCAGAAGTATTCGACATCGAGCTTCTGAGGTATGCAAACATAGAAGAAGAGATGGTTGAGATGTTGCAGATTGCAATGTCTTGTGTTGTGAAAGCAGCAGACCAGAG GCCGAAGATGTCTGATTTGGTTAGGCTCATCGAGAACGTTGGGAACCGACGAACCAGCATTGAACCTGAATCCAAACCCAAATCAGAAAATGAAGCCTCAGAAGGTTCCACGCCAAGTGAAATTTGA
- the LOC104727792 gene encoding probable inactive receptor kinase At4g23740 isoform X3 — protein sequence MKAWSFSSSLWILSLCLFIYGGANADPLEDKRALLEFLTIMRPTRSLNWNETSQVCNIWTGVTCNKDRSRIIAVRLPGVGLNGQIPSNTISRLSSLRVLSLRSNRISGEFPADFVELKDLAFLYLQDNSLSGSLPLDFSVWKNLSSVNLSNNGFNGTIPSSLSRLNRLQSLNLANNLLSGDIPDLSVLSTLQHIDLSNNYNLNGPIPSWLRRFSSSSYEGIGIIPPGDVSIFEPPPPPAEQTHQKQKDHFLGLSETVFLLIVISVSIVVVAALAFVLAVCYVRRNLRRGDGIVSDTKLQKKKKGGMSPEKFVSRMEDVNNRLSFFEGCNYSFDLEDLLRASAEVLGKGTFGTTYKAVLEDATSVAVKRLKDVAAGKRDFEQQMEIIGGIKHENVVELKAYYYSKDEKLMVYDYFSQGSVASLLHGNRGENRIPLDWETRMRIAIGAAKGIARIHKENNGKLVHGNIKSSNIFLNSERSGCVSDLGLTAVMSPLAPPISRQAGYRAPEVTDTRKSSQLSDVYSFGVVLLELLTGKSPIHTTAGDEIIHLVRWVHSVVREEWTAEVFDIELLRYANIEEEMVEMLQIAMSCVVKAADQRPKMSDLVRLIENVGNRRTSIEPESKPKSENEASEGSTPSEI from the exons ATGAAAGCTTggagcttttcttcttctctatggaTTCTGTCTCTATGTTTGTTTATCTATGGAGGAGCAAATGCAGATCCATTAGAAGACAAACGCGCATTACTCGAGTTTCTTACCATTATGCGTCCCACACGCTCACTCAACTGGAACGAGACTTCACAAGTCTGCAACATCTGGACCGGAGTTACTTGCAATAAAGACAGATCTCGGATCATAGCTGTTAGACTACCAGGGGTTGGACTCAATGGTCAGATTCCTTCCAACACTATAAGCAGACTCTCTTCTCTCAGAGTCCTCAGTCTCAGATCCAATCGAATCTCCGGAGAGTTCCCAGCTGATTTCGTCGAGTTGAAAGACTTGGCCTTTCTTTATCTACAAGACAACAGCTTGTCTGGCTCTCTGCCTTTAGATTTCTCTGTCTGGAAGAATCTCTCTAGTGTGAATCTTTCCAACAACGGGTTTAATGGAACAATCCCGAGTTCGTTGTCTCGTCTCAACCGTTTACAGTCGTTGAATCTTGCTAACAACTTGCTTTCTGGTGATATCCCTGATCTTAGTGTGCTCTCTACTCTCCAACACATTGACTTGTCCAACAATTATAACCTCAATGGACCTATACCTAGTTGGCTTCGAAGATTCTCGTCTTCCTCTTATGAAGGCATCGGCATTATTCCTCCTGGTGACGTCTCCATCTTTGAACCGCCGCCTCCACCTGCCGAGCAGACTCATCAGAAACAGAAAGATCACTTCTTGGGGCTATCAGAGACGGTGTTTCTATTGATCGTTATCTCTGTTTCCATTGTGGTAGTTGCGGCTTTGGCATTTGTGCTGGCTGTTTGTTACGTGAGAAGGAACTTAAGACGAGGTGATGGGATTGTTTCGGATACTAagctgcagaagaagaagaaaggagggaTGTCTCCTGAGAAATTCGTTTCGAGGATGGAAGATGTGAACAACAGGTTATCTTTCTTTGAAGGATGTAACTACTCGTTTGATCTTGAGGATCTGTTGAGAGCTTCTGCTGAGGTTCTTGGTAAAGGCACGTTTGGTACAACGTACAAAGCTGTTCTTGAAGATGCTACTTCTGTTGCTGTGAAACGGCTTAAGGATGTTGCCGCTGGGAAACGAGATTTTGAGCAGCAGATGGAGATCATTGGTGGTATTAAGCATGAGAACGTTGTGGAGCTTAAGGCTTACTATTACTCCAAAGACGAGAAGCTAATGGTTTATGACTATTTCAGCCAAGGAAGTGTTGCTTCTTTGCTTCATG GTAACAGAGGAGAAAACAGGATTCCTCTAGACTGGGAAACCAGAATGAGAATTGCGATAGGTGCAGCTAAAGGGATTGCTCGTATCCACAAAGAAAACAATGGGAAACTCGTCCATGGGAACATTAAATCTTCAAATATATTCTTGAATTCAGAGCGTAGTGGCTGTGTCTCTGATCTTGGATTAACAGCTGTGATGAGCCCTCTTGCTCCACCGATCTCTAGACAAGCTGGTTACCGTGCACCAGAAGTAACCGACACAAGAAAGTCTTCTCAGTTGTCAGATGTCTACAGCTTCGGCGTCGTGCTGCTGGAACTACTCACCGGAAAATCGCCCATTCACACAACCGCAG GGGACGAGATTATCCACTTGGTTCGATGGGTACATTCGGTAGTGAGAGAGGAATGGACGGCAGAAGTATTCGACATCGAGCTTCTGAGGTATGCAAACATAGAAGAAGAGATGGTTGAGATGTTGCAGATTGCAATGTCTTGTGTTGTGAAAGCAGCAGACCAGAG GCCGAAGATGTCTGATTTGGTTAGGCTCATCGAGAACGTTGGGAACCGACGAACCAGCATTGAACCTGAATCCAAACCCAAATCAGAAAATGAAGCCTCAGAAGGTTCCACGCCAAGTGAAATTTGA